The window gctaaagtgatgatatttgtgatttatttcttggttggagatgaattggtgaagtttttattttattgatgaattttctggtttaatatgatctggatgttgtggccttgtatgatgattggcaatggcctataatgactctagtaggtgtgaattattgataattgcaaccaattttgggtttggaaggaatttgaggaagttagggtttcataacccccttttctgtccgattttgtatctcatgcttagaggccgatttggccttggctcaaaatatgaacgttgtaggtattgatgtgtttgaggtgcctgtaaaatttcaggtcatttggagtagtgtagagtgagatatgtcgattttactgtagctgttctgggttgatcagaatgtgcaaactgtgtttgtaatcgtctgttttgactggaattgctttggatttggatgttggtgtcttctgatgaaatgtagcttgaggtcttagctaccgcatgcctttggaatcaacgCATTTGGACCtctatagactgagttggactaattacagcatagtgtgatttgtaaacctgcaattacggttctggtttggtattctgcatttttgacctagttgtgctaggatttggactgagtggccttctacattgttgtagccctggttcttagcttcgaaacagtgggtcttacactatcatctgataatcgtagtgaaattggtgccactACCGCAAAATACGGACAAAATTGTGTTTTATTCGGGGCcaaagctaatgccatttcttgaatttctggttactcatgatgcttgtatatgtttataaaaccctattggggttgcgattggcattgttttatgactcgttatcgagtctcattgtatttgtttacgtgttctagggcgtgacggtggttcacgacgaacttttgaccacggtgtatgaaacaccacttacttgattggtgagtatactactcacttaattgttacaatgtggctttgttatatgtgaatttgatgccttgaaggcttacttgacTATTGGAATTGagagaggtgagggtgtacttgaccgccctcaccccttgtgataacattcatgactgtttaccgtttactGAAATTACTGCAATTGATATATGAGacattgaattccttccatgaaAAACtgcttactgtattactgagctcaacctcgttggtagtcacttgaatcgagtcagcgagggcttggtcgtgaaaattgactagccacggggactgaaatgagaatcttgtggtaatgagacccttggttccggtgtactcgagtatcacctaaagttactgcttggagtgcgggcctggttggggtatgttggatggaaggaatggaagtaaagtgatgtctacggtttggtacttttaacattgacggagggtcaatgaggttggatcaagaatataagcgaggaaatgggctcttgagagccgtccgtatccttttaccgttttgtttaattccttaattgtgtactttaattgaaaggacttgctatatgctctttgttgcttatgtggtagtaactcactgagttttagctcactccgttccatttgttttccttacaggaaaatgactattttgggaaaggttgtgctagttggttgtcaagttgagcatgtaaatgtattttgaatagctccgtgagggtgaaaaccctaagtgttttgttccaaccaatggttggttGTAATTGACTATTTGCACATGTATGGActagttggatattttggtatgccgtttggcttgtaaacgttgaatttcaatgtatgtatatgttggattgatgtatgGTTGAACCCcagattctgacgtgtccggcattgttcatcatcggcgttttccattttttttctattttattttattttgtgattttgacttgtttgcgcgcgtgggtatgttccggaacgtattagatcgacatAAACTgacccgttagtcctggcgagagttgggcaggcagtccgctaacctctttggtttgccttgggggaaggtggggctgtcacaatataCATTGACAatgtatatataaaaaaaaagaagaagattatTTCAATAAGTTTATACTTTATATCTTTGGATTTCAGAGCTTAGAAATCCCTCGCCCCACCAACAACCATAAATAATACACACATATACTATCTAAGGGAAACTCACAGCCCAATCCAAAAGATATATTGATTTTCAAGCTACACTGAGAATCTTAAGTAGTACACACACACATCACTCGCAATCGATGTGGGATAGAGAAATCTCTCACCCCAGCCTGGCAGATTTAGACCCGTTATTGTTGGGGCGGCCCATGGCCTGATAGCCAGTGGGAACCAGGCCTGCTATACCCTTGGGTCTACATTCTTAACTATCACAACAAGGGCCTAATTAGACCCCGCATCCAAAGTCCTAACACCACCCAAAATCCCACAAAAACCCTAGGCTACTAACTTCTCATATAAAACCCTAGCGCCTCTCTCAACacattttccctttcttcttacacttgagagagagagagtgccaAAATGTCTAAGCGAGGTACTCATCTGATCACTTAAAACCCAGATCAGTTTTTCTCGTTTTGATTTGTATTTAATTATTGCTGTTGTTATGTATAGGACGCGGAGGATCCGCCGGGAACAAGTTCAGGATGTCGCTGGGTCTTCCGGTGGCGGCCACGGTGAACTGCGCCGATAACACTGGGGCAAAGAACCTCTACATCATTTCGGTGAAGGGGATCAAGGGTAGGCTCAACAGGCTCCCTTCTGCTTGCGTCGGCGACATGGTCATGGCTACGGTCAAGAAGGGTAAACCGGATCTCAGGAAGAAGGTTATGCCCGCTGTCATCGTCCGCCAGCGCAAGCCGTGGCGCAGAAAGGACGGCGTCTACATGTATTTCGAAGGTACTTTTTTTGGTTGCTGTCATGATAAATCCTCGCGTTTGATTATATTCAGCAAAAAATATTCTGCTGtattttccttttccccctttgttTACTATGTCATATTTGATTTTAGCGAGCTGAGTTCTGTCTGATTTATATTGTGTTAGTTGTACGTAATACTTGAattgtagtagtagtattttagGTCATTAACTTTTGTAGTTTATTACTTTTGCTATAGTGTATGCATATTTGCGCGTTTTAGCTCCCTGGTTGCTTCACTGATGAGTTAGAAATAATGGCCACTTGGTTAATTGGTCAACTGTATCAGGAAGCATACATAAATTGATGTCTCTGCCAGTTTTAAACAGCATGATGTTGTCATGTAGCATTGTGTTACCTGTCTGCTGGTATATATTTTCGTGCTCTCCGTTCCGTGGGTGTGGATATTTTGGTGCGAAAAGTCAATTTGACTAGGATAGTAAGTGTATATTTTGGGCAAATTCTTGGTGAAGTATGTGGGATCTCTGGCTGATGTGAATTCTTGTTGCTGTTGTACAGATAATGCAGGAGTCATTGTGAATCCCAAAGGTGAAATGAAAGGTATTCTTCATCTGTTAACTTTTTTTAGTGCGTCTGGCCATTATATGTAGAAGCAGCTGTGTATGTGGATTGCAAAATTTGATTCAACTTTTAAAGCTTACTAAAAGACAAAAGCAAactcatttattatttttacagAAAATTACAGTATTTCGATTTAATGTGAACTGTGGGAACCAATTCTCTCTTGTATCTATGTTGTTTTCTTCATATTGCTTGTTGGTCTTTTAGTTCTGATACGTTCTTTTGATGCTTGCAGGATCTGCCATCACTGGGCCAATTGGGAAGGAGTGTGCTGATCTCTGGCCTAGGATTGCTAGTGCTGCCAATGCTATTGTTTAGCCGACTGAAGTCTTAGTGAAATGAATGTTTTGATTTTATGTTTTAGGATTTTGAGCATGATGCTATTGTTTTGGAGACCTGTCAGTTTTAATTGATTCTCGGAATTTTGTAAGAGCCATAAAGGTATCTTTTTGGTAAAGACACTACTAAATACTTCTTACAGGTAATTAGCCTTTTTATGTCTGTGGATGGCATGTTTTTGCCCTGTTACGGACGATTACTTCCAAAATTTTGTTGTGATGCGGTGAAATCTGTGGTTGCGCAAGCCCTTTTGCAACTTCAAAATGTGGTTCAAATTCAGGCTTAGACTTCGGAACTTGTTACCTGAAAAAACTGGAAGCAAGATGTTTATTCCATTTTGCGCATTCATCAAGCTgcatataaataaaaataataaatgtgGCAAGGTGCATCACAATAATAATAATCGAAAGAGAGCAGGGGTCAGTCTCTTGCCGATCCTGATTATGTGCATGAAGAAGACTCCTATACGGTAACTGCCTGGCAAAATGGGCAAGTTTGTTTTAGCAGATTATTCCTGCAGTTGCATCATTGACCGAGGATCAAGCAAAGCAAAAATAAGTTCAGCATGAAACTTATTTTACATAACTATCCTCATCATCTCCGTTGAGCCGGTCATGACGAGACGAGGCTAATTTtcgaaacttttttttttttgactcgatgagcttttttttttttttgcggctAGAAAGGGAAAAGTAGAGTGACAAAGAGTGGGTTTGCTGCGCCACTCTAAAAGCCGCGGACAATTGTTTACTGCAATTGATACTTGTGTGAAACTTAGCCGGCTTGATTGAGGCCTGTCCGTCCTGGGAGTAAAACGGAGACTTTCATATGGTCCGTATTTGCACATTGGGTTACATACACATGGATGAGATCCCGGTCCAGGACCATTCTCAATAGCGACAAAAGCGAAGCAGCTACAAAAGGTCAGGGCCCAAGATGGTCCGTCAGAAGCTGTTGCGTCGTTTAGGGCGGGAAAAAATTTCCACCTTCTCCTCCCCCCAATTACAAACACTCCTCTGTTCAGTTCAGTCTACCCTACAGACATAAATCAGGTAAAGCTTTTCatccaccccccccccccattcGGTGCTTATAGCTATACTAATATCAATATTCGATACCTCCTCATCTCATTTGCTTTTGGGGGTGCAGCAGATTGGATGGGTTGGTCGTACCCAGACATTTCCCTGGAGGATCTGATGAGAGTGATAAAAGGGTTCGTGGACATGTTGGTTCTTGCATCCGGGTATCAATCCTCCGGTCGTCTCTCCCACTGGGATTCGCATAACATCGAGAAAGCTTTCCAGTGGgctacctttcttgagattgTAATCAGCTCTCTCTCCTGTCTCCTCCCACCATCCTTCTCTTTCTGTGACACTTAAATTTCCATCAAAAATACATTGTCTTCCGCATATTAGAATTTTCTCCCCCGTGCATAGGGTCTCGGCTTGCCATTTTGTTCTTCCTTTCCCCTTGTTTCGCTCTctcaatcctttttttttttaatataatttttaaaaggtGTTGAGGAGCTTGAGAAGCTCTGATGATAACCAAGACTCCGTCGCAGAGCTCGATGCAGCTTTGTCCCAACTGACATCTAATCCTTGTTTCCCGGAggttgttccttttttttttttttttttttgtttcctttcagCACGATTTGAAATTCATCCATTTAAATTCTTATGTAGCTCAGGGTCTCAGGCAATTATCATGCACAACTCTCAGTCACGCTAGAGATTTAATGGTGAAACATCTTGTCCGTTCCGTGCCATTGACGGACGCGCATCTTAGAGCTTCAGTAGCAGCTGTAATTGGGATAGACAGCCACCAATTTCAAAGCATAGGCACTGATGAATTACATCTGTATCTTGAAAGATTGATGACTAATGCATTGAAAGATTTTATTTTAACCGGGAGCAATGCTTTTAGTGGGAACCGTAGCTTTGCTTCTTCAGACACTCAGTCGAGTCTGTGTATGACTAGCGTAGAAGGTAGTTTTACCAAGTCTGCAGTCCAAGGACTTGGTAGGAGGCAACTGGAAGTGTCCTGCATATCAGCAGCAGAAACAGGCTTAGATGCTCTCTCCAATATGATAACAAAGAGCAATATGATTCATGACCATGGAACTACGTTATGGAAGGAATGGCACAAACAACAATTGCCACAACGGCTGACTACTTTTATGTGAGTCGTTGTACTTTGAATTGACCCTACCGGGGATGATATTTATGGACCATATTCCTGTTCATCCAACTTGGTTCTGGATTTTTGTGCTTGTCTCCTGGTTCTTGTCTTTAAAACCTCCCTGCCCTTTCGATATGATTGATATAGTTGTTCTTATCTTCATCGTTCTTTCTAGgtgcatttttttcttcatttgttaAACCTAAGTTCTATGTTTTCAATAGGGAAATGCCGTGATTACAcattgattttttaaaaaacagaTTACTGGACTTTCTGTTAAACAAATATATGCTGTGAGTTTGATTTTGTTTGAATATTGCCCCAAGAACCGAGGAAAGACCTGTTGAACCTGCTGTTTGGAGTCAATGGACGTTGAGAAGCCTCTCATATTTGCTCAACAAGAGGACAATTAGGCTGGTTTCTGGTGCTGCTTTGCTGTTTTCAGCACCAAAGCAACAATGGATTCAGGTGATTGAACGAATGGCTGTACTTGCTGACACTGATGAATTCTATGAAAAGATAGTAAGTCGGGTCTATTTTTGCTGGGGCATCATTAAGTCATACTTCAAATTTCtaaaagttgattttttttttctttattcctgTCCTATGCCTGCACAAGTTGGACTTTGGGCCTTGTAAATGTGATGATGACATTGAATCATGCATTCAATCTGTTAATGGGTTATCTATTCATACAGGTCAAATTATCTGATGAATTATTGTCTAGCAAAAACTTTGAATATGTTGGTCATGAAGACTGTAAGAATTTTGGTTAGCCCCTAAAGACCTTGTTTAGTAACCTGTAATGTAATGCCTTCTTAATACAACAAGAGTATTTTGCAAGGTTATGCAGACGTTTATGCATAGATGGTTTTGTTTTGCTACATGGCTTGTTTGGTAATTGCTTAAACATTTGGTGAGTGCTCAGGCATTTTGATGAAGCTTCTTTTAGCATTCTATGTATGCTATGTTCTAGTtgggctcttttttttttggtcacttAGCAGTTTATAAGAGATTGTTTCCTTCTTTTACCATGCAAGGAGCTTTTGTTGTTAGGAAGCATTGCCCACAAATGGAGTTCATTAGTTGAAAAGTTCATGTCAAGTTCCTATGAATGTCTCACCATCTTCAAACTATTCCAAGAAGTGCAGAACTTTCTTTCTGGAAGATTGCAGAACCTTTGTTGTGAAGAGAACATCTTAACAGAGGTATCTCTTACCATTGCAGATCATATCTGTTAAATGCATGTTTTTGTGCTCTATTGATGAAAGAGACTGTTCTTATTTCTTATATGACAGTTTTTGAGTCTAATAAATTGATTTCACCTAACTTTGAAGGTTTAATTACCTATTGTGCCGTAGCCTAGCTGGCAATTGTACTTTCACATACTTGGCTTTTCAGCCcttctagttttcttttttctttacacAATGGACCTGAGAAAGAGCTCTGAGATGATTTTGATAATCAAATAATGTTTGTCAGCAAGATAAAGTGACCTTGATCAATTCATATCAATATAACGTGAGTTTCCCATCAGACATGAAATATTAACCTCCAGTTAATGAAACAATTGGAATTAACAAATATGTTGTAACTGTTCATGCTTATAATCTACTTTATGGGTTGATGATGGTATCTTACTTTGGCATTTAATACTGGCAAAATTAAGCTTTGCACTGTGACAGTACTGTAAGtccactttaaaaaaaaatgtagccACAGGGCCTTGTTTTGTTTAAAGTGGCAAATAGCTTGTCTAATTATGTTTTGTGTTGAGTTTCCAAATCTCAAGTACAGTCGTAGTTAGAGTCAGTTATCTCACTTCTAAGAGGCTTTGCTATCAAGAATGTATATACATTTCCAGTCATGCGTGCTCCCTTATTAGTTAAGTATAATAATCCTTCACTAACTATGACTCGTCGCTTTATGCATTTATATTAGGAACAAGGTGCTCTTGAATATTTAGAAGGTCTTTTAGGCAATCAGTTTCATCATTTCTGGAAAATGTCTCCTGTCCTTCTAGCAATGGCCATTCCTTCCAGGTATGTTATTCCTTGTGGATAATATAGGACATTCAGTGGATATTCTTTATACTCAAGTTAGTTGAGATGATATTCTTTATACTCAAGTTAGTTGTGATGAGGTGCCATGATTTATTGCATTTTCTGGGAAGTATAGAGTATTATTTATCATCAATTTATTAAGAATTTGCTCATCAAGGGCCATTGGTGCATCTAGTTTCCCTTTACTGAAGGCATATGGGACAACTTGTTTGCAGGTCAATGTTGTTCAGATTATATCTAATTGAGCTAGAGCATCAGATGAGAGGGGATTCCTCAGCAATTAGGTCTTGCATCTTTCTTAAATTTCTGCCTACTGGCCAATCTTCCTTATGTTAAACAATTTTATTTCTATTAATGATAACCAGTTTTACTTGCATGCAGATGTTGCAGTTGTATGATGGATGGCAAAAACCATGGGGAATGTATGtttttttcttatctttcttttatttattaataaaatagtttttctcTGTGAGCTGCTGTTGATTGTATGTCGTGAGATGCTGACTATGGGAATTGAATTGCACTGCCAAATGGTGCAGAATGTCATTTTGCCAGATTGCTGGAGGCCTTTACcataagaaaacaagaaatatatatatatatatatttttttttagcaaaaaatggTGTTTTACAGACTCAAATAATAGGgttgtttttaatttattatgaaAACTGCAAATCATTAGAATgactttatttatatatttctaCAGAGTATAATGTATGTTGTGCCTTTGCGTGCAACCTGTTTAATAGAGCTGAGTGTaagatattaattttttaatggCTTTTGAATTGCAGTTGATATGCATTGTTGTTACTTGCAGGTGAAATAGCTGAGAGAATTTGGTGCCTCTATATTTTCCAAGCCTCTGGTACCTGGTAACATCATGTAGCATCAGTGCTAGTCTGCTAGATAATGgttttttcagttttattatgcAGTGCTTGAACACTTCTTCCGTCTTTATGACTACTCTTGGCTTCTGAATATGTATTCATGGTTCTTTTATGCCATGTCTTGATTGCTTAAACATTTACTTGTTCAGTTCTTTTGTCTGGTTTTCATGTATTAATCTAGTTTTTATTGAGTGAGTACTACTGTGGATATTTGGAAGTGGCTTTCTGTTTGAGCAAGATTATCTTCTTTAAAGTTAAGTCGCAGTTATAGTACCCTAAAGCTCACTCCGGGCTCAAATGAAGTGCGCACATTATATATTAAAGGCGTTTGTCGAGGAATAAGCTCGATGCGCTAGATAAGCACAACTTGGAGATTTTCTGTCTCTGAGGAGGCGAGTGGGACGGCTGGTGGTCCTTTCAGGAAAAGCTTTTAAGAAGAAAAGATTGATGACCAGTTTTGGTATTAGGAAATGTGGAATATTAGAAAGAGATATAGTACTGCAAAGAGTTAGTTATGGAAATAGTGACCTTTAAACTCTATGACTCTtgacaaatatatacatctatGTTCAGTCTTTGTCACAATTGAATTGACAAATGCTCTTTATATTCAGATTTCCTGGATCTTTGATTTAAATAAAAGAGTTGGATCTTTTGATggtcattttttgaaatttatgcTTTGCAACTGATTCAATTGGGGAACCTGAAGGGATGGCAGCTTGAGTAGAGGTTATGGATCCTGATACTAGTCTTTGCACTGACGACTCCGGGCTCTGGCTGTAGTCAATTGGTCGACTAATGCATAATGTTGAGTTTTGCTTCCTTCTATGCTGATAAAGAGATTTAGTGGAGCAATATTCTCTTTCTTAAGGGGAAATCCTTTAAAGAAATAACCATTTCGTGGTTTTACCTTTACTTTTTGACAATATATCCCAAGCATACTGTGATGTTTTACCCACAAGAAAACAGGAAGAAGGATGgtagaagaaaatcaagatgaCCTAATTAAAATTGCCTCTAGCATGCAAAAGAAAAGGTTGAACAGGAATTCACAGTAAAAaagattattatttttttttcaattgatgGTGCTTTCTCGTTGTGTGTTCATAATGCACTACCATAGCTGAAGGATAAGCAACGGATTTGGTGTATTCCCAATTCCCCACCCTTTCTGCTCCTTTATGCGTATCTTGAAAATGTCCTGCTCCGTTTGACATCTCATCTTCATTTACTTGCAGAAAAACCTTATAGCATGGTACTCAACATATGAATCTGATCAAGCGGACCAATTTAAGCCCCGAGGATGGATGGTAAGCACACCTTTCCCtctctatttatttttttgattgtGTAAGAGTGGACCTCATCCATCTTTGTCTTTCACGAGAAGCCCCAGCCACATCATGGTGTTAATGACACTGAAATGTCAGGATCGCTAGATACAGCAATTCGGTGCGAATTCTATTTGGTCCCGTTAGTGCTGTTACCCTCCAAATTGATGCTAGATAAGGAATGGATTCTCCAGTCCTTTCTCGAGGTGGGGACGAGCAGGACCTGCATGAATTCAAGTTGGGTTGACTGGCCTGTGTTTGATAGCAATGTTTACCGCCTCCCGCAAATGCGAAAGTGACAGCAAATAGTATGGGATATTGATGCCTACTCATGGAATATGGAGAGTATTAAAGCACAGGTATCATGTTCCTTGTTAAAGCTCATTTTGCTGGTGAATTTCTATTCCTGTCAAAGCAGAGTTATAACTCTCCCTCCCTTTTTGAGGTTATTCAGTCGAGGGCATTTCAAGACTTGCAAGCATGAAACTGTCAAATATGCTGAGTTTGATCAAGATCCATATATCCAAGTGGGGAACAAGAATGGTTGGAAGTGGTTCTGCTGTAATCCTTCTAAGCGttcaaagaaaatttccagTCAAGTGCTGTGGTGGAGGATCGCATGTTGCAAAGCAGCTAGTGCGGGGGTTAAAGTCACAATGGAAGCCCGTTCTGAGCCCGAGGTGGCAGAAAAGCAGCACAGGGTACAATTATGATGCTTGCAGCTACTCCCAAAACTTCGATGACGGTTGCTCCAGTGATCATAGATCACCTCTAGCTCCCAGATGACTTCACTCTGCATCATCATAACAATCACCCACCTATGTTCTTAAGTTTCATAAAAAGCAGCCAGCTTCTGAGGGGCCTTTCTTCTGTCTTGAATAATACGTCGTTATTTGGGGTAACTTCCCTGCGATCTCCATTGGCATGTGTGATGCAGGAGCTTTTTGTCCTGAGAATAAACGATGCTTGCAAGAGAGGAGGAGCTTTAGAGATATGCAATAACAACTCTTACGTATTACTATTATGTAGCCAGCCTGAGAATTACAGCTGTTTGCAAAAGACGTATCCCTGTAGTGTAGACTCTGTTTGCTTGCCGATTGAAGTGACATTTTTGGTCCTTTGGCTTAGGACAGGGACCAGGAAGAAAAGCGTCAGGATGACCCTCCACTACATTTTGTCGCATTCTTTTTTCCATCCAAAGCAGACGGCTAATCTCTGTGCGCTTTTTGACTGTTTGGTCTCAGTTACCTAAGTTGTGTTGCCTATgcgaaaattttcatttaaattcattttgatTACCTAAAGAACAGTACTTAAATGTCATAGATTGATAAAAAAATCTCTCTCTCATAATTCAATTTGATAGTTGAATTACACGGACTCATGATTAAGCAGGGGACCTCAGACGCCAAAATAAATAGCAATGAGCAGTGAAGTGATCGATTATTTTATCGTTCCATTTGCAGCAGTAAACTTGCCGCTGATTCTCTTTTCCGCCTGATCCAATTTTAAAGCTAATTTGGGACAACATACATACCCCACTCCCATGTTACCCAGCCAGGCCGGTATGATTGATTATCTCCCTTTTCCCCGCAAATTGCTGCCAGCATAATTTCTAGTCTTCTCGATTTTCACATCCGTCAGGATCTCTCCTTCATTCCGGCGAGGCAAATGGCACTAAGAAATGTGCTGCTTTTGCTAGCTTTGGTAAGCCTCTGCAACGGCTTAGAAATTGCCGATCGTTGGAATATTTTGAACCCAGAAAGGAGGGCTCCGCTTCTGGGCGGCGCTAGCTTGAAGAACTACTGTGAGAGTTGGAGGTTGAATGTGGAGCTAAACAACATTAGGGGATTTGAGGTTGTCCCACAAGAATGCATCAGCTATATAGGCAAGTATATGACGTCAACTCAATACAAAACAGACTCCCAGAGAGCAATTGAGCAATGCCATCTGCATCTCACCAGCTGCTGCACTTTGAGGGGCGATGGCAAAGATGCCTGGATCTTTGATGTTGACGACACCTTGTTATCCACCGTCCCATACTTCAAGATTCATGGCTTTGGGTAAGCAAGTCCATCCATCTTCACTgatttcttcctctcttttttccaCCCCCTTTTGAATTGACAACACCAGCTTAGTTTGTGTTTAGTAGCAttaattaaacaagtaaatttttaaaaaaaaaaaaaaaaaaaaaaactctcgtgtaaattaaaaaaattagtttttaggCATGCCTTGATGTAATTGCTTGAAATGATCAAATAAGGGGAGAGAAGTTGAATGTCACATCTCTAGAAGCATGGATGAGGAAAACGAAGGCACCAGCTCTGGAG is drawn from Coffea arabica cultivar ET-39 chromosome 1c, Coffea Arabica ET-39 HiFi, whole genome shotgun sequence and contains these coding sequences:
- the LOC140004232 gene encoding uncharacterized protein isoform X1, translated to MGWSYPDISLEDLMRVIKGFVDMLVLASGYQSSGRLSHWDSHNIEKAFQWATFLEIVLRSLRSSDDNQDSVAELDAALSQLTSNPCFPEGLRQLSCTTLSHARDLMVKHLVRSVPLTDAHLRASVAAVIGIDSHQFQSIGTDELHLYLERLMTNALKDFILTGSNAFSGNRSFASSDTQSSLCMTSVEGSFTKSAVQGLGRRQLEVSCISAAETGLDALSNMITKSNMIHDHGTTLWKEWHKQQLPQRLTTFITEERPVEPAVWSQWTLRSLSYLLNKRTIRLVSGAALLFSAPKQQWIQVIERMAVLADTDEFYEKIELLLLGSIAHKWSSLVEKFMSSSYECLTIFKLFQEVQNFLSGRLQNLCCEENILTEEQGALEYLEGLLGNQFHHFWKMSPVLLAMAIPSRSMLFRLYLIELEHQMRGDSSAIRCCSCMMDGKNHGECEIAERIWCLYIFQASEKPYSMVLNI
- the LOC140004232 gene encoding uncharacterized protein isoform X4 → MGWSYPDISLEDLMRVIKGFVDMLVLASGYQSSGRLSHWDSHNIEKAFQWATFLEIVLRSLRSSDDNQDSVAELDAALSQLTSNPCFPEGLRQLSCTTLSHARDLMVKHLVRSVPLTDAHLRASVAAVIGIDSHQFQSIGTDELHLYLERLMTNALKDFILTGSNAFSGNRSFASSDTQSSLCMTSVEGSFTKSAVQGLGRRQLEVSCISAAETGLDALSNMITKSNMIHDHGTTLWKEWHKQQLPQRLTTFITEERPVEPAVWSQWTLRSLSYLLNKRTIRLVSGAALLFSAPKQQWIQELLLLGSIAHKWSSLVEKFMSSSYECLTIFKLFQEVQNFLSGRLQNLCCEENILTEEQGALEYLEGLLGNQFHHFWKMSPVLLAMAIPSRSMLFRLYLIELEHQMRGDSSAIRCCSCMMDGKNHGECEIAERIWCLYIFQASEKPYSMVLNI
- the LOC140004232 gene encoding uncharacterized protein isoform X6, giving the protein MGWSYPDISLEDLMRVIKGFVDMLVLASGYQSSGRLSHWDSHNIEKAFQWATFLEIVLRSLRSSDDNQDSVAELDAALSQLTSNPCFPEGLRQLSCTTLSHARDLMVKHLVRSVPLTDAHLRASVAAVIGIDSHQFQSIGTDELHLYLERLMTNALKDFILTGSNAFSGNRSFASSDTQSSLCMTSVEGSFTKSAVQGLGRRQLEVSCISAAETGLDALSNMITKSNMIHDHGTTLWKEWHKQQLPQRLTTFITEERPVEPAVWSQWTLRSLSYLLNKRTIRLVSGAALLFSAPKQQWIQVIERMAVLADTDEFYEKIELLLLGSIAHKWSSLVEKFMSSSYECLTIFKLFQEVQNFLSGRLQNLCCEENILTEEQGALEYLEGLLGNQFHHFWKMSPVLLAMAIPSRSMLFRLYLIELEHQMRGDSSAISFTCMQMLQLYDGWQKPWGM
- the LOC140004232 gene encoding uncharacterized protein isoform X3: MGWSYPDISLEDLMRVIKGFVDMLVLASGYQSSGRLSHWDSHNIEKAFQWATFLEIVLRSLRSSDDNQDSVAELDAALSQLTSNPCFPEGLRQLSCTTLSHARDLMVKHLVRSVPLTDAHLRASVAAVIGIDSHQFQSIGTDELHLYLERLMTNALKDFILTGSNAFSGNRSFASSDTQSSLCMTSVEGSFTKSAVQGLGRRQLEVSCISAAETGLDALSNMITKSNMIHDHGTTLWKEWHKQQLPQRLTTFITEERPVEPAVWSQWTLRSLSYLLNKRTIRLVSGAALLFSAPKQQWIQVIERMAVLADTDEFYEKIELLLLGSIAHKWSSLVEKFMSSSYECLTIFKLFQEVQNFLSGRLQNLCCEENILTEEQGALEYLEGLLGNQFHHFWKMSPVLLAMAIPSRSMLFRLYLIELEHQMRGDSSAIRCCSCMMDGKNHGECEIAERIWCLYIFQASGT
- the LOC140004232 gene encoding uncharacterized protein isoform X2; the encoded protein is MGWSYPDISLEDLMRVIKGFVDMLVLASGYQSSGRLSHWDSHNIEKAFQWATFLEIVLRSLRSSDDNQDSVAELDAALSQLTSNPCFPEGLRQLSCTTLSHARDLMVKHLVRSVPLTDAHLRASVAAVIGIDSHQFQSIGTDELHLYLERLMTNALKDFILTGSNAFSGNRSFASSDTQSSLCMTSVEGSFTKSAVQGLGRRQLEVSCISAAETGLDALSNMITKSNMIHDHGTTLWKEWHKQQLPQRLTTFITEERPVEPAVWSQWTLRSLSYLLNKRTIRLVSGAALLFSAPKQQWIQVIERMAVLADTDEFYEKILLLLGSIAHKWSSLVEKFMSSSYECLTIFKLFQEVQNFLSGRLQNLCCEENILTEEQGALEYLEGLLGNQFHHFWKMSPVLLAMAIPSRSMLFRLYLIELEHQMRGDSSAIRCCSCMMDGKNHGECEIAERIWCLYIFQASEKPYSMVLNI
- the LOC140004232 gene encoding uncharacterized protein isoform X5, with protein sequence MGWSYPDISLEDLMRVIKGFVDMLVLASGYQSSGRLSHWDSHNIEKAFQWATFLEIVLRSLRSSDDNQDSVAELDAALSQLTSNPCFPEGLRQLSCTTLSHARDLMVKHLVRSVPLTDAHLRASVAAVIGIDSHQFQSIGTDELHLYLERLMTNALKDFILTGSNAFSGNRSFASSDTQSSLCMTSVEGSFTKSAVQGLGRRQLEVSCISAAETGLDALSNMITKSNMIHDHGTTLWKEWHKQQLPQRLTTFITEERPVEPAVWSQWTLRSLSYLLNKRTIRLVSGAALLFSAPKQQWIQLLLLGSIAHKWSSLVEKFMSSSYECLTIFKLFQEVQNFLSGRLQNLCCEENILTEEQGALEYLEGLLGNQFHHFWKMSPVLLAMAIPSRSMLFRLYLIELEHQMRGDSSAIRCCSCMMDGKNHGECEIAERIWCLYIFQASEKPYSMVLNI